A stretch of Shinella zoogloeoides DNA encodes these proteins:
- a CDS encoding acyl-CoA dehydrogenase family protein yields MNFALTDEQQMIVDTVRSFVETEIYPHENEVERTGHVPPELGQEIARKCKEIGFFGCNMPEEVGGAGLDHTSFTLVERELGRGSMALTVFFGRPSGILMACNDEQRERYLLPAVSGEKFDALAMTEPDAGSDVRGMKCFARKDGDDWVVNGTKHFISHANIADFVIVFIATGEEDTPRGKKKLITCFLVDRGTPGFEIREGYNSVSHRGYKNCILNFDECRLPSAQILGEVHKGFDIANDWLYATRLTVAATSVGRARRAFDYALNYAAERKQFGKPIGANQGVSFKLADMITEIDAADLLTLSAAWRLDQGLPSNREIASAKVYATEMLARVTDEAIQIFGGMGLMDDLPLARFWRDARVERIWDGTSEIQRHIISRDLLRPLGA; encoded by the coding sequence ATGAATTTCGCACTCACCGACGAACAGCAGATGATCGTGGACACGGTCCGCTCCTTCGTCGAAACGGAAATCTATCCGCATGAAAACGAGGTCGAGCGCACCGGCCATGTGCCGCCGGAACTCGGCCAGGAAATCGCGCGCAAGTGCAAGGAGATCGGTTTCTTCGGCTGCAACATGCCGGAAGAAGTCGGCGGCGCGGGTCTCGACCACACGTCCTTCACGCTGGTCGAGCGCGAGCTTGGCCGCGGCTCGATGGCGCTGACGGTCTTCTTCGGCCGCCCCTCCGGCATCCTGATGGCCTGCAACGACGAGCAGCGCGAACGCTATCTTCTGCCCGCCGTCAGCGGCGAGAAATTCGATGCGCTGGCCATGACCGAGCCGGACGCCGGCTCCGACGTGCGCGGCATGAAGTGCTTCGCCCGCAAGGACGGCGACGACTGGGTCGTCAACGGCACCAAGCACTTCATCAGCCACGCCAACATCGCCGATTTCGTCATCGTCTTCATCGCGACGGGCGAAGAAGACACGCCGCGCGGCAAGAAGAAGCTGATCACCTGCTTCCTCGTCGACCGCGGCACGCCCGGCTTCGAGATCCGCGAGGGCTACAATTCCGTCTCCCATCGCGGCTACAAGAACTGCATCCTCAATTTCGACGAATGCCGCCTGCCCTCCGCCCAGATCCTCGGCGAAGTGCACAAGGGCTTCGACATCGCCAACGACTGGCTCTACGCGACGCGCCTCACCGTCGCCGCCACCTCCGTTGGCCGCGCCCGCCGCGCCTTCGATTACGCCCTCAATTACGCGGCCGAACGCAAGCAGTTCGGCAAGCCGATCGGCGCGAACCAGGGCGTCTCCTTCAAGCTCGCCGACATGATCACCGAGATCGATGCCGCCGACCTCCTGACGCTGTCCGCAGCCTGGCGGCTCGACCAGGGCCTGCCATCGAACCGCGAGATCGCCTCGGCCAAGGTCTACGCCACGGAAATGCTCGCCCGCGTCACCGACGAGGCGATCCAGATCTTCGGCGGCATGGGCCTGATGGACGACCTGCCGCTCGCCCGCTTCTGGCGCGATGCCCGCGTCGAGCGCATCTGGGACGGCACATCGGAAATCCAGCGGCACATCATCAGCCGCGACCTGCTCAGGCCGCTGGGGGCGTAA